A single region of the Candidatus Ancaeobacter aquaticus genome encodes:
- a CDS encoding transposase codes for MSRPLRIEYPGALYHVTARGNERKNIFGSERDNEKFLSYIESAHDKFGLIVHAYCLMPNHYHLLIETPHSNLCKCMHFINSSYTKYFNIKTKRAGHLFQGRYKSILVDKDNYLMALTRYLHLNPVKAKTHKKPQEYKWSSYRYYVLNDPAPLYMHTEFTLGFFNKNKNEYRKYVEVDSNNIVDGPYNKINVGCILGDDDFVREVKEKYIAVDRKTRDLPDLRNITKRNLSPNTIRQKIKSHGIINEQEINKIMVYLLRKMTDMSLAEVARSVYDDKIGVSGVSQITRRMEASRLKNQKFNKIIQNCKTELSNV; via the coding sequence ATGTCAAGACCTCTGCGAATCGAATATCCAGGAGCTCTATATCATGTGACAGCACGAGGCAACGAAAGAAAGAATATATTTGGCTCTGAGCGAGATAATGAAAAGTTTTTGTCATACATAGAAAGCGCACACGATAAATTTGGACTTATAGTTCATGCTTATTGTTTAATGCCAAATCATTATCACCTTCTCATAGAAACTCCCCATTCCAATTTATGCAAATGTATGCACTTCATAAATTCAAGCTATACAAAATATTTTAATATTAAAACAAAAAGAGCAGGACATTTATTTCAAGGAAGATATAAATCGATACTGGTGGATAAGGATAATTATTTAATGGCATTAACTCGTTATTTGCATCTAAATCCCGTAAAAGCTAAAACACACAAAAAGCCTCAGGAATATAAATGGAGCAGTTATAGATATTATGTATTGAATGATCCAGCGCCTCTATATATGCATACAGAATTTACACTAGGGTTTTTTAATAAAAATAAAAACGAATACAGAAAATATGTCGAAGTAGATAGTAATAATATTGTAGACGGTCCTTATAATAAAATAAATGTAGGGTGTATATTGGGCGATGATGACTTTGTTAGGGAAGTAAAAGAAAAGTATATAGCAGTGGATAGAAAAACAAGAGATTTACCGGATCTAAGAAATATTACAAAGAGAAATCTTTCACCTAATACAATTAGGCAAAAGATAAAAAGCCATGGAATCATCAACGAGCAAGAAATAAATAAGATAATGGTTTACTTATTAAGAAAAATGACAGATATGTCTTTAGCAGAAGTCGCAAGATCAGTGTACGATGATAAGATAGGTGTTTCAGGTGTAAGTCAAATAACTAGAAGAATGGAAGCTAGTAGACTGAAGAATCAAAAATTTAATAAAATAATACAAAATTGCAAAACTGAATTGTCAAATGTGTAG
- a CDS encoding MerR family transcriptional regulator, which produces MEKRYNLSKAAKELGITRQGLYYWIKKGWVTPKRDFKNHPVFTDADLKKIKEWKDKIEEV; this is translated from the coding sequence ATGGAGAAACGATATAATTTAAGTAAAGCGGCAAAAGAATTAGGCATTACTCGCCAAGGGCTTTATTACTGGATAAAGAAAGGGTGGGTTACTCCTAAGCGTGATTTCAAAAATCATCCTGTGTTTACGGATGCTGATTTAAAAAAGATTAAAGAGTGGAAAGATAAAATAGAAGAGGTGTGA